From the Thermodesulfovibrio thiophilus DSM 17215 genome, one window contains:
- the gcvH gene encoding glycine cleavage system protein GcvH: MSLENYKFHKEHSWVKLSSKSKKVKVGITDYAQESLGDIIYIELPEVETHVEVDTELAEIESTKTSSPVIAPVSGTIVEINEELIDHPEIINEDPYGKGWIAVIEMDNPEELEELMDYEEYESYLEEES; the protein is encoded by the coding sequence CATAGCTGGGTAAAGCTATCAAGCAAAAGCAAAAAAGTAAAAGTTGGAATTACTGATTATGCTCAGGAATCTCTCGGAGATATAATCTATATTGAATTGCCAGAAGTTGAAACACATGTTGAAGTAGATACAGAATTAGCTGAAATTGAATCCACCAAAACATCATCTCCTGTGATAGCACCTGTGAGTGGCACAATAGTTGAGATAAACGAAGAGCTGATAGATCATCCTGAGATCATTAATGAAGATCCATATGGAAAAGGATGGATTGCTGTTATAGAAATGGATAACCCAGAAGAACTGGAAGAGTTAATGGATTATGAAGAATATGAAAGTTATCTGGAAGAAGAAAGCTGA
- the lpdA gene encoding dihydrolipoyl dehydrogenase produces the protein MRLTVVGGGPAGYVSALTARRLGADVFLIEKEDLGGTCLNKGCIPTKTLIHSLEILNKFKNQKYNQENTQLEIAIDLPTLMQRKDNVVETQKRALATLLKQSGVKIIKSDTTLITPKTLFLKDTSEKIETQRLIIATGSRPAELPMLKFDGEKILSSDDLWNLRTIPESIAIIGAGAIGCEFAWIFHLLGSKVYILELMPRALPMEDEEISKAVERLFKKKKIEFYSEVKITDLKHVDNSVELSLSNGKTVHTDIVLVSVGRAYNTEFLIDSEIKLGTKKEIIVNEKMQSSVEDIFAAGDINGKFLLAHVAYREGEIAAKNALGYNEKMDYSVIPSTIFTISEVASVGLRENEAIQKGFKIKKGIFPFRAIGKAHVIGEIDGFVKVIVNAETDIIIGAHIIGPGASELIHELALAVKSTIKAKDLKELIHSHPTLSECIGEAVADISGEAIHKIK, from the coding sequence ATGAGATTAACAGTAGTTGGAGGAGGCCCTGCAGGCTATGTTTCTGCACTTACAGCAAGACGACTTGGTGCAGATGTATTTTTGATTGAAAAAGAAGATCTCGGCGGTACATGCCTTAACAAAGGCTGCATTCCAACAAAAACATTAATTCACTCGCTTGAGATTTTAAATAAATTTAAAAATCAAAAATACAATCAAGAAAATACACAACTTGAAATTGCTATTGATTTACCAACATTAATGCAAAGAAAAGACAATGTTGTTGAAACTCAAAAAAGAGCTCTCGCAACACTTTTAAAACAATCAGGAGTGAAAATTATCAAGTCAGATACAACATTGATAACTCCAAAAACTTTATTTCTCAAAGATACATCAGAAAAAATTGAAACTCAGAGACTTATCATAGCAACTGGCTCAAGACCTGCTGAACTTCCGATGCTTAAATTTGATGGAGAAAAAATTCTTTCAAGTGACGATTTATGGAATCTTCGCACAATACCTGAATCTATTGCCATTATAGGAGCTGGTGCTATTGGCTGTGAGTTTGCATGGATATTCCATCTTCTGGGTAGCAAAGTTTATATATTAGAATTAATGCCAAGAGCTTTACCAATGGAAGATGAAGAAATTTCAAAGGCTGTTGAAAGGCTTTTTAAGAAGAAAAAAATTGAATTCTATTCTGAAGTTAAAATTACTGATTTAAAGCATGTAGATAATTCCGTTGAACTTAGTTTATCAAATGGAAAAACTGTTCATACAGATATCGTTCTTGTTTCTGTTGGGAGAGCTTATAATACTGAATTTTTAATAGATAGTGAAATTAAACTTGGAACAAAAAAAGAAATTATCGTAAATGAAAAAATGCAAAGCAGTGTTGAAGATATTTTTGCAGCAGGAGATATAAATGGTAAATTTCTTCTTGCACATGTTGCTTACAGAGAAGGTGAAATAGCTGCAAAAAATGCATTGGGATATAATGAAAAGATGGATTACAGCGTAATTCCTTCAACAATTTTTACAATTTCAGAAGTTGCCTCTGTAGGTTTAAGGGAAAATGAGGCAATACAAAAGGGATTCAAAATCAAAAAGGGAATCTTCCCCTTCAGAGCTATTGGTAAAGCCCATGTTATTGGAGAAATTGACGGATTTGTAAAAGTAATTGTGAATGCTGAAACTGACATTATCATCGGAGCTCATATTATAGGACCAGGTGCTTCAGAACTCATTCATGAACTTGCACTTGCTGTAAAATCTACAATAAAAGCAAAAGATTTAAAAGAATTAATTCATTCTCACCCAACACTCTCTGAGTGCATAGGTGAGGCAGTAGCCGATATTTCAGGTGAAGCAATTCACAAAATAAAATGA
- a CDS encoding DUF401 family protein, which translates to MIDILKVSLIFVFIVFLLRRKINIGYALIAGSLLFFILYPFHLKKTGIALFNALISHTSINLYLSLTLIKSFEYSLRQTGLMQKMTEASQSLLGNKKLSIISMPLVMGMLPSLGGAYLSAPMVDSATKNLNMAKEEKAFINYWYRHPWELILPLYPGIVLASAVSGVHLRELIILNLPAAMILFLAGFVLSMRNVKDKNQLSTSNRNFKSLYSFIPIILVLFPVIVFKIDLYISFIFNIILLCLYYRKSFKEILSIIKHGFTSDIFYLVIGVIIFKEMLQVSGAVDGIARAITQSGIPYLIVFTILPLFVGLITGITIGYVGSTFPLIMTLKQTLPYEISIAFVAGYLGVLISPLHLCLILTKEYFKANIIGMYRKIIPGCCIILCIALIEFVILRYYS; encoded by the coding sequence ATGATTGATATACTTAAAGTTTCTCTTATTTTTGTCTTTATTGTCTTTTTGCTTCGTAGAAAAATCAATATAGGATATGCACTTATTGCTGGTTCTTTGCTATTTTTTATTCTTTATCCATTTCATTTAAAAAAAACAGGAATAGCACTTTTCAATGCTTTAATTTCGCATACTTCAATCAATCTGTATCTGTCTCTCACTTTAATAAAATCTTTTGAATACTCATTAAGACAAACAGGATTAATGCAAAAAATGACAGAAGCTTCACAATCACTTCTTGGCAATAAAAAGCTCTCTATAATCTCGATGCCTCTTGTAATGGGCATGTTACCATCTCTTGGTGGAGCGTATCTTTCAGCACCAATGGTTGATTCTGCAACAAAAAATCTAAACATGGCTAAAGAGGAAAAAGCATTTATAAACTACTGGTACAGACATCCATGGGAGCTTATTTTACCACTATATCCAGGAATTGTTCTTGCGTCTGCTGTATCAGGCGTTCATTTAAGAGAATTAATAATATTGAATCTTCCTGCTGCTATGATACTGTTTCTTGCCGGTTTTGTTTTAAGCATGCGTAATGTAAAAGACAAAAATCAATTAAGCACATCAAACCGCAATTTTAAAAGTTTATACAGTTTTATTCCGATTATTCTGGTTCTTTTTCCAGTAATAGTATTCAAAATCGACCTTTACATATCTTTTATTTTTAATATCATTTTACTTTGTCTTTATTACAGAAAAAGTTTTAAAGAAATTTTGTCCATTATAAAACATGGTTTTACATCTGATATTTTTTATCTTGTGATTGGAGTAATAATTTTCAAAGAAATGCTTCAAGTTTCAGGAGCCGTGGATGGCATAGCAAGAGCTATAACTCAATCAGGAATTCCTTATTTGATAGTATTTACAATACTGCCTCTTTTCGTAGGACTTATTACAGGTATAACGATCGGATATGTTGGAAGCACATTTCCTTTAATCATGACCCTGAAGCAGACTTTGCCTTATGAGATTTCAATTGCTTTTGTTGCAGGATATTTAGGAGTGCTCATTTCTCCACTTCATTTATGTTTAATTCTCACAAAAGAATACTTTAAGGCAAATATTATTGGAATGTACAGAAAAATAATTCCAGGCTGCTGTATAATATTGTGCATTGCATTGATTGAATTTGTCATTTTGAGATATTATAGTTAA
- the eno gene encoding phosphopyruvate hydratase has translation MGEIIEIIAREVLDSRGNPTVQSDVYLDSGFFGRATVPSGASTGIREALELRDGDKKRYSGKGVQKAVENIINEIAPNIIGLDCLDQEGIDKFLIELDGTENKSRLGANAILAVSMAVCRASAEELGVPLYRYIGGTHAKLLPVPMMNIINGGAHADNNLDIQEFMIVPAGFTRFSLALKAGAEVFHTLKGILKKRGLSTAVGDEGGFAPMLQSNEEAIQLIIEAIKQAEYEPGKEIYIALDAAASEFFNEGFYQVEGKKLNSKDMIDYYEDLISKYPIISIEDGMSEADWEGWELLSQRLKNRIQLVADDLVVTNPRIIKEAINRSIANSILIKLNQIGTVSETLEAIELSKNNKYTAVVSHRSGETEDTTIADLAVACNTGFIKTGSLSRSDRITKYNRLLQIEEELNDIAQFRGLSAFYNLGL, from the coding sequence ATGGGAGAAATTATTGAAATAATTGCAAGAGAAGTTCTTGATTCCAGAGGGAATCCAACAGTTCAGAGCGATGTGTATCTTGACAGCGGTTTTTTTGGAAGAGCAACAGTTCCATCTGGAGCATCTACTGGAATAAGAGAAGCTCTTGAATTAAGAGACGGTGATAAAAAAAGATATTCCGGCAAAGGAGTTCAAAAAGCAGTTGAAAATATAATCAACGAGATAGCTCCTAATATTATAGGATTGGATTGTCTTGACCAGGAAGGAATTGATAAATTCCTGATAGAGCTTGACGGAACAGAAAACAAAAGCAGACTTGGGGCCAATGCAATCCTGGCGGTATCAATGGCCGTGTGCAGAGCTTCTGCAGAAGAACTCGGAGTTCCTCTTTACAGATATATCGGAGGAACACATGCAAAGCTTCTTCCTGTACCAATGATGAATATAATAAATGGTGGTGCCCATGCAGATAACAATCTTGATATTCAGGAGTTCATGATTGTTCCTGCTGGCTTTACCAGATTCTCCCTTGCTTTAAAAGCAGGAGCTGAGGTTTTTCATACTCTTAAAGGAATTCTTAAAAAAAGAGGACTGAGTACAGCAGTCGGTGATGAAGGTGGTTTTGCTCCTATGCTTCAAAGCAATGAAGAAGCCATTCAGCTTATTATTGAAGCGATAAAACAGGCCGAATATGAACCTGGAAAAGAGATTTACATTGCTTTAGATGCAGCAGCTTCTGAGTTTTTCAATGAAGGATTCTACCAAGTTGAAGGCAAAAAATTAAATTCAAAAGATATGATTGATTATTATGAAGATCTGATCAGTAAATATCCAATAATTTCTATAGAAGATGGAATGAGTGAGGCAGACTGGGAAGGATGGGAATTACTCAGTCAGAGATTAAAAAACAGGATTCAACTTGTAGCAGATGACCTGGTGGTTACAAATCCAAGAATAATTAAAGAAGCAATAAATCGTTCAATTGCAAACTCTATCTTAATTAAACTCAACCAGATCGGAACAGTTTCAGAAACGCTTGAAGCAATAGAGCTTTCAAAAAATAATAAATATACAGCAGTTGTCTCTCATCGTTCTGGAGAAACAGAAGATACTACCATAGCAGACCTTGCAGTTGCCTGTAATACTGGTTTTATAAAAACAGGTTCTCTTTCAAGAAGTGATAGAATTACCAAATATAACAGACTCTTACAGATAGAAGAAGAGTTAAATGATATAGCACAATTTAGAGGACTTTCAGCATTCTATAATCTTGGTTTATAG
- a CDS encoding FtsB family cell division protein produces the protein MRKYSLREQLVKEKKRRNKIFLFIVVSVMIFLGYSFFFGDMGYLKYKKLKQNEQKLLKEINEISAENTAIKNEINLLKNNPSYLEKYSREKFGLVKQGEMVFQFQKEDR, from the coding sequence GTGAGAAAGTATTCTCTAAGAGAACAGCTTGTAAAAGAAAAAAAAAGAAGAAATAAAATATTTCTTTTCATAGTCGTTTCAGTAATGATTTTTCTTGGTTATAGTTTCTTCTTTGGCGATATGGGTTATTTAAAATATAAAAAATTAAAGCAAAATGAACAAAAACTTTTAAAAGAAATCAATGAGATTTCGGCTGAAAACACAGCCATTAAAAATGAAATAAATCTCCTTAAAAATAATCCTTCTTACCTGGAAAAATACTCAAGAGAAAAGTTTGGACTTGTTAAACAGGGAGAAATGGTTTTTCAATTTCAGAAAGAAGACAGATGA
- a CDS encoding glycoside hydrolase family 57 protein, whose product MSINLAILWHMHQPYYYDPLKNKFMLPWVRLHATKDYLDMLLIVKKFPEVKVTFNLVPSLLKQLKEYENGSTDIFIEHTIIPAEELSEEQKAFILENFFLANWKNMVYIFPRYRELLEKRGKVYADPKKLSKKFTPQEMRDLQVFFNLVWIDPLHRKEDPFLNDLQQKGKNFTEEEKMLLLDKHFEIIKRIVPSYKEMALSGQIELSVSPFYHPILPLIYDNYKARECMPHAVLPQHNFRAPEDAEAQITMAINYFEDMFGFKPKGIWPSEGSVSEEVIQLIAKSGIKWIATDEEILSKSINEKLRTGDNLINPSVLYQPYEFEGVKIFFRDRILSDLIGFVYSGWEAQKAANDFLNRIVNSQITSGIISVILDGENAWEYYENDGWNFLEKLYQALDQNKNIKTVTFSEYLNHTPDIKHLTKVFPGSWINADFSIWIGRAEDNLSWDYLYKVRQELILYQKENPDKDIKEAWEEIYIAEGSDWNWWYGDEHYTETKEVFDEIYRHHLTAVYLKMEKEPPAFLYVPISKRMREIKPEIEPRGYITPKIDGKVTNYFEWLEAGKFNLQRMGGSMHRSESLFSDLYYGFNQQSLFLRLDPYHLDSLNAFEDLKIQIQIIEPKRMKILYEKLNVQRAEVFVQENENWTKKHTLKNVTFNEVFEIELPFNLLEVKSGEYLIFFIDIFKNSYLIDRVPIIGFIKIRIPPPDFDRLMWL is encoded by the coding sequence ATGAGCATCAACTTAGCAATTCTCTGGCATATGCATCAACCCTACTATTATGATCCATTAAAAAATAAATTCATGCTTCCATGGGTAAGGTTACATGCAACAAAAGACTATCTTGATATGCTTCTTATTGTAAAAAAATTTCCTGAAGTTAAAGTTACCTTTAATTTGGTTCCTTCATTACTAAAACAACTTAAAGAATATGAAAATGGCTCAACAGATATATTTATTGAACATACCATTATTCCTGCAGAAGAACTCAGTGAGGAACAAAAAGCTTTTATTCTTGAAAACTTTTTTCTTGCAAACTGGAAGAATATGGTCTATATTTTTCCACGATACAGAGAATTACTTGAAAAAAGAGGGAAAGTCTATGCTGATCCCAAAAAATTGTCGAAAAAGTTCACACCTCAAGAAATGAGAGACCTTCAGGTTTTTTTCAATCTTGTATGGATAGACCCATTACACAGGAAAGAAGATCCCTTTTTAAATGACTTACAACAAAAAGGAAAAAATTTTACTGAGGAAGAAAAAATGCTTCTTCTTGATAAACATTTTGAAATTATAAAACGCATAGTCCCCTCTTACAAAGAAATGGCTTTATCTGGACAGATTGAACTATCTGTTTCACCATTTTATCATCCAATATTACCACTTATTTATGACAATTACAAAGCCAGAGAATGTATGCCGCATGCAGTACTGCCACAACATAACTTCAGAGCACCAGAGGATGCAGAAGCTCAAATCACCATGGCTATAAATTACTTTGAAGATATGTTTGGATTCAAACCTAAGGGAATATGGCCATCTGAAGGCTCTGTAAGTGAAGAAGTTATACAATTGATTGCAAAATCAGGAATTAAATGGATAGCAACCGATGAAGAAATTTTGAGCAAATCAATAAATGAAAAATTACGGACTGGAGATAATCTAATCAATCCTTCAGTACTATATCAACCATATGAGTTTGAAGGAGTAAAAATTTTTTTTAGAGATAGAATTCTTTCAGATTTAATAGGCTTTGTCTATTCTGGATGGGAAGCTCAAAAAGCTGCTAATGATTTTTTAAATCGTATTGTTAATTCGCAGATAACGTCAGGTATTATCTCAGTCATTCTTGACGGAGAAAATGCATGGGAGTATTATGAAAATGATGGCTGGAATTTTCTTGAAAAACTTTATCAAGCTCTGGATCAAAATAAAAATATTAAAACAGTTACATTTTCTGAATACCTTAATCACACTCCTGATATAAAGCACTTAACTAAAGTTTTTCCTGGTTCATGGATTAATGCTGATTTTTCAATATGGATTGGCAGAGCAGAAGATAATCTTTCATGGGATTATCTTTACAAGGTTAGGCAAGAACTTATTTTGTATCAAAAAGAAAACCCGGATAAAGATATCAAAGAGGCATGGGAAGAAATATATATCGCAGAAGGAAGTGACTGGAACTGGTGGTATGGTGATGAACATTATACAGAAACTAAAGAAGTTTTTGATGAAATTTACAGACATCATTTAACTGCAGTTTATTTGAAAATGGAAAAAGAACCACCCGCTTTTCTTTATGTGCCTATAAGTAAAAGAATGAGAGAGATTAAACCTGAAATTGAACCAAGAGGTTATATAACTCCTAAAATTGATGGTAAGGTTACAAATTATTTTGAATGGCTTGAAGCAGGAAAGTTTAATCTTCAGAGAATGGGAGGAAGTATGCACAGATCAGAAAGCCTTTTTTCTGATCTGTATTATGGATTCAATCAGCAAAGTCTTTTTCTCAGACTTGATCCATATCATCTAGATTCACTAAATGCTTTTGAGGATTTAAAAATCCAAATACAGATTATCGAACCTAAAAGAATGAAAATATTGTATGAAAAACTAAATGTCCAGAGAGCTGAAGTGTTTGTTCAGGAGAATGAAAACTGGACAAAAAAACATACATTAAAAAATGTTACATTTAATGAAGTCTTCGAAATCGAACTGCCATTTAATTTACTAGAAGTAAAGTCTGGAGAATATCTTATTTTTTTTATTGATATTTTTAAAAACAGTTATTTAATAGACAGAGTGCCTATTATTGGCTTTATAAAAATTCGCATTCCTCCTCCTGATTTCGATAGACTTATGTGGCTTTAA
- a CDS encoding DUF2934 domain-containing protein codes for MIDREKLEDEIRQLAYELYVKSGFIPGRDFDNWFEAERIVIEKYKIMESEVEDKPQSERKPKKAATTKKASTTSKKQRGGRTKK; via the coding sequence ATGATTGATCGAGAAAAACTTGAAGATGAAATCAGACAGCTGGCTTATGAACTGTATGTTAAAAGTGGATTCATTCCTGGAAGAGACTTTGACAACTGGTTTGAAGCAGAAAGAATTGTTATAGAGAAATATAAAATCATGGAATCAGAAGTAGAAGATAAGCCTCAATCTGAAAGAAAACCCAAAAAAGCAGCAACAACTAAAAAAGCTTCAACTACTTCTAAAAAACAACGTGGCGGTAGAACTAAAAAATAA
- the amrS gene encoding AmmeMemoRadiSam system radical SAM enzyme, which yields MKEALFYEKLPDQKVKCLLCNHYCIISLHGRGICGVRENRNGTLYSLVYGRIIANHIDPIEKKPLFHFYPGSLSYSIATVGCNFRCLHCQNFTISQHPKLYKDISGEDFTPEDVVKEAITGGCKSISYTYTEPTIFLEFAHDCMVLAQRKGIKNVFVSNGYISEEALRFIAPYIDAINIDLKGNDDFYKKICGARVEPVLQNINLFKELGVWVEITTLIIPDLNDSDEFLRQTAKFIKSIDPSIPWHVTQFYPTYKLLNKPGTPVSTLKQARKIGFEEGLKFVYTGNIPGEAGENTYCPACKNVVIERFGFSVNKINIKKSRCTGCGTIIEGVGLP from the coding sequence ATGAAAGAAGCTTTGTTCTATGAAAAGCTTCCTGATCAAAAAGTTAAATGCCTGTTATGTAACCATTACTGCATAATATCACTTCATGGCCGAGGTATCTGCGGAGTAAGAGAAAACAGAAATGGCACACTATATAGTCTTGTTTATGGAAGAATCATAGCCAATCATATTGATCCTATTGAAAAAAAACCTCTTTTTCACTTTTATCCTGGTTCTTTATCATATTCAATTGCTACAGTAGGGTGTAATTTTAGATGTCTTCATTGCCAGAATTTCACCATATCTCAGCATCCAAAGCTCTATAAAGATATTTCTGGAGAGGATTTTACTCCTGAGGATGTTGTAAAAGAAGCCATAACAGGTGGATGTAAAAGTATTTCCTACACTTACACTGAGCCAACAATTTTTCTTGAGTTTGCTCATGACTGTATGGTTCTTGCACAGAGAAAAGGCATTAAAAATGTTTTTGTAAGCAATGGTTACATATCAGAGGAAGCTTTGCGGTTCATAGCTCCCTATATTGATGCAATAAACATTGATCTTAAAGGCAATGATGATTTTTATAAAAAAATTTGTGGAGCAAGAGTTGAACCTGTATTGCAAAATATAAATCTATTTAAAGAACTCGGGGTATGGGTTGAGATTACAACTCTAATAATTCCTGATTTAAATGATTCAGATGAATTTTTAAGACAGACTGCAAAATTTATTAAATCAATAGATCCGTCAATTCCCTGGCATGTAACACAGTTTTATCCAACATATAAACTTCTGAATAAACCAGGAACTCCTGTTTCAACTTTGAAACAGGCAAGAAAGATTGGTTTTGAAGAAGGACTAAAATTTGTTTATACCGGAAATATACCCGGAGAAGCCGGTGAAAATACTTACTGTCCGGCATGTAAAAATGTTGTTATAGAAAGATTTGGATTTTCTGTAAATAAAATAAACATTAAAAAGTCCCGCTGCACAGGTTGCGGAACCATTATTGAAGGAGTTGGTTTGCCTTAA
- a CDS encoding adenosine-specific kinase, with protein sequence MQFYSVKVEIPEQCNIILGQTHFIKTAEDLYEILATHISHAKFAVAFTEASGPCLIRAEGNDEQLKEVCIKNLQNIGAGHVFCILMKGAFPISVLNAIKMCQEVCNIYCATANPLEVIVAETELGKGILGVIDGFAPKGVEKPEDRQYRKEFLRKISYKL encoded by the coding sequence ATGCAGTTTTACTCAGTAAAGGTTGAGATTCCAGAACAATGTAATATAATTCTTGGGCAAACTCATTTTATCAAGACTGCTGAAGATCTCTATGAAATTTTAGCAACTCATATATCTCATGCTAAATTTGCTGTTGCTTTTACAGAAGCATCAGGTCCCTGTCTGATTCGTGCTGAAGGAAACGATGAACAACTCAAAGAAGTATGCATTAAAAATTTACAGAACATTGGAGCGGGTCATGTATTTTGCATATTGATGAAAGGTGCATTTCCAATAAGTGTATTAAATGCAATTAAGATGTGTCAGGAAGTATGCAATATTTACTGTGCAACTGCAAATCCTCTTGAGGTAATAGTTGCGGAAACTGAGCTTGGTAAAGGAATTCTTGGAGTAATTGATGGATTTGCACCAAAGGGAGTTGAAAAACCAGAGGACAGACAGTACCGGAAGGAGTTTTTAAGAAAAATTAGCTATAAACTTTAA
- a CDS encoding NADH-quinone oxidoreductase subunit N, producing MNIPQIPLNFEALIPEIALTGFASLILLVGLFKIRNEILLWSSVLFLLVLTILIPSFEGKSFGEMFLNDFIAIYLKIIILAGTAISLLVLASYLKERLILLNESIALLLFSALGMMLMVSARELMSFFVSFELMSLSIYILAGIRRYDPRSNEAAIKYFMLGGLSTAIMLFGIAFIYGATNTTDFSDIINSISNYPMLSLTGLVLFIVGLCFKIAIVPFHMWAPDVYEGSPTPVTAFISTVPKVAVLGAFGRILIEIFKSYYFEWSSFLIVLSILTMAVGNLVALPQKNIKRMLAYSSIAHAGYITLGLIVGTQTGFNAVVVYMLIYTLMNIGAFAMVILFNEENIENYKGLHKFHPALALAMLIFMFSLTGVPPTAGFIVKFNIFLQAIKADLTWLVIVAVIFTVISAYYYLRIVMYIYMKEPVKMPQPVFSKELEIAVLVCVIGVTVLGVLPLFLI from the coding sequence ATGAACATACCGCAGATTCCTTTAAACTTTGAAGCTCTTATACCTGAGATAGCCCTTACTGGTTTTGCATCATTGATTTTACTTGTTGGACTCTTTAAAATTAGAAATGAAATTCTTTTATGGAGCTCTGTCTTATTTTTACTGGTTCTTACGATATTAATTCCATCTTTTGAAGGAAAATCATTCGGCGAGATGTTTCTTAATGACTTTATTGCTATATATTTAAAAATTATAATTCTTGCAGGAACTGCCATTTCTTTGCTTGTTCTTGCTTCATACTTAAAGGAAAGATTGATTTTACTCAATGAGAGCATTGCTCTTTTGCTTTTTTCTGCTCTTGGAATGATGCTTATGGTTTCAGCAAGAGAGTTAATGAGTTTTTTTGTTTCTTTTGAACTCATGTCTTTAAGTATCTACATTTTAGCTGGGATAAGAAGATACGATCCCAGATCAAATGAAGCTGCAATCAAGTATTTTATGCTTGGCGGACTTTCCACAGCAATCATGCTTTTTGGAATAGCTTTTATCTATGGAGCCACAAATACAACAGATTTTTCCGACATTATAAACTCAATATCAAATTATCCGATGCTGAGTCTTACAGGACTTGTTCTGTTTATAGTGGGGCTCTGTTTTAAAATAGCCATTGTTCCATTTCATATGTGGGCACCTGATGTTTACGAAGGATCTCCAACTCCTGTTACAGCTTTTATATCAACGGTTCCAAAAGTTGCTGTACTTGGAGCATTTGGAAGAATTTTGATTGAAATTTTTAAAAGCTACTATTTTGAATGGAGCAGTTTCTTAATTGTCCTTTCAATTCTTACAATGGCTGTGGGTAATCTGGTTGCTCTTCCTCAGAAAAATATTAAAAGAATGCTTGCTTACTCAAGCATTGCACATGCTGGCTATATAACTCTTGGATTAATTGTAGGAACTCAAACAGGATTTAATGCGGTTGTTGTTTACATGCTTATTTATACTTTAATGAATATCGGTGCTTTTGCAATGGTAATACTATTCAATGAAGAAAACATAGAAAACTATAAAGGGCTTCATAAATTTCATCCTGCACTTGCTCTTGCAATGCTCATATTTATGTTTTCGTTAACAGGAGTGCCACCAACTGCAGGATTTATTGTCAAATTCAATATCTTCCTTCAAGCTATAAAGGCAGACCTTACCTGGCTTGTTATAGTTGCTGTGATTTTTACAGTCATATCAGCTTACTACTATCTAAGAATAGTGATGTACATTTACATGAAAGAGCCTGTAAAAATGCCACAGCCAGTTTTTTCAAAAGAGCTTGAGATAGCAGTTCTTGTTTGTGTTATAGGAGTTACAGTTTTAGGTGTTCTTCCTTTATTTTTAATATAA